From Medicago truncatula cultivar Jemalong A17 chromosome 7, MtrunA17r5.0-ANR, whole genome shotgun sequence, a single genomic window includes:
- the LOC11417396 gene encoding proteasome subunit beta type-3-A, producing the protein MSIFEYNGSALVAMVGKNCFAIASDRRLGVQLQTIATDFQRISKIHDKLFIGLSGLATDSQTLYQRLVFRHKLYQLREERDMKPETFASLVSSMQYEKRFGPYFCQPVIAGLGDDDKPFICTMDAIGAKELAKDFVVAGTASESLYGACESMFKPDMEAEELFETISQALLSSVDRDCLSGWGGHVYVVTPTEVKERILKGRMD; encoded by the exons ATGTCGATTTTCGAGTACAACGGAAGTGCCCTAGTAGCCATGGTTGGCAAGAATTGCTTCGCCATTGCCAGCGATCGAAGACTCGGTGTTCAGCTTCAAACCATAGCTACCGATTTTCAAAGAATTTCCAAAATTCATGATAAACTCTTCATCGGTCTTTCTGGACTCGCCACCGATTCTCAAACACT GTATCAGCGTCTTGTGTTTCGGCACAAACTGTATCAGCTTCGTGAAGAACGTGATATGAAGCCGGAGACTTTTGCTAGTTTGGTGTCTTCTATGCAATACGAGAAACG gttCGGTCCATACTTTTGCCAGCCTGTAATTGCTGGGTTAGGGGATGATGACAAGCCATTCATTTGCACAATGGATGCGATTGGAGCAAA GGAACTTGCAAAAGACTTTGTTGTTGCTGGAACTGCGTCCGAGTCTCTGTATGGTGCTTGTGAATCAATGTTTAAGCCTGACATG GAAGCTGAGGAATTGTTCGAGACCATCTCCCAAGCACTGTTATCATCTGTAGACCGTGACTGTCTTAGTGGCTGGGGTGGACATGTCTATGTTGT CACTCCAACAGAAGTAAAGGAAAGGATTTTGAAGGGAAGAATGGATTAA